A window of the Wolbachia endosymbiont (group A) of Pogonocherus hispidulus genome harbors these coding sequences:
- a CDS encoding IS110 family transposase: protein MNSSNIIAGIDVSKNKLDIHIHPLGHHKVFENNIQAIDQILDFLRLHDVTKVGLEATGGYEKLCAYTLLSNSFEVYVIQPRWVRDYAKSLGIATKTDKIDCSIISRYISNTDMRVTPLKVSNSNVDCLRQKLSRRNQLVEIAKIQKTQAHQVTDISIIKQMEELLVVLQNQIQSLEDEMIELVDQSQELKKKYISITSMPGAGQILAITMICYLPELGTIRHKEISSLSGTAPFNRDSGFSKGKRCIQGGRSQVRKVLHMCILSAREGNSYIKTFFDRLYDQYKKPYKVASTAAMRKLLLLANSLVRDGRVFTKEYSPKSA from the coding sequence ATGAATTCATCAAATATTATTGCTGGCATTGATGTTAGCAAAAACAAACTAGATATCCACATTCATCCACTTGGACATCACAAAGTATTTGAAAATAACATTCAAGCTATTGATCAAATACTCGACTTTTTGCGGTTACATGACGTAACCAAAGTTGGACTTGAAGCAACTGGTGGGTACGAAAAATTATGTGCTTATACTTTACTAAGCAATAGTTTCGAAGTATATGTCATTCAACCTAGATGGGTTAGAGATTATGCCAAAAGCCTTGGCATTGCTACTAAAACTGATAAAATAGACTGTAGCATCATCTCACGTTATATTAGTAATACAGATATGCGCGTTACTCCTTTAAAAGTTAGTAATAGTAATGTTGACTGTTTGAGGCAAAAATTATCTCGCAGAAATCAACTAGTAGAAATAGCAAAAATACAAAAAACCCAAGCTCATCAGGTAACTGATATATCCATAATCAAACAAATGGAAGAGCTACTCGTTGTTTTGCAAAATCAAATCCAATCCTTAGAAGATGAAATGATAGAATTGGTTGATCAAAGTCAAGAGCTTAAAAAAAAATACATATCAATAACTAGTATGCCAGGTGCAGGTCAAATCTTAGCTATCACTATGATTTGTTATCTACCAGAACTAGGGACTATCAGACATAAAGAAATATCTAGCCTTTCCGGAACAGCACCATTTAACCGAGACAGTGGTTTTAGTAAAGGAAAAAGGTGTATACAGGGTGGTAGATCACAGGTCAGAAAAGTTTTACATATGTGCATTCTTAGTGCGCGGGAAGGGAATTCTTACATAAAAACTTTTTTTGATAGGTTGTACGATCAATATAAAAAGCCATATAAAGTTGCTTCCACTGCTGCTATGAGAAAGTTACTTTTACTCGCTAACTCTTTAGTAAGAGATGGCAGGGTTTTTACTAAGGAATACAGCCCTAAATCCGCTTAA
- a CDS encoding phage major tail tube protein, translated as MLPKILKNFNVFVDGRGYAGRIDEITLPKLTIKTEEYRAGGMDIPISIDMGMEKLEADFTFAEYDTELFRLFGLIDGNSVALTLRGGMQGSGSNDIEAVVINLRGIFREFDFGSWKPAEKATLKCTVAAHYYKLTISGQELIEIDAENMIRKINGVDQMALLQTVLGI; from the coding sequence ATGTTGCCAAAGATCTTAAAGAATTTTAACGTATTCGTTGATGGTCGTGGATATGCTGGTCGTATCGATGAAATTACTCTACCAAAGCTCACCATCAAAACTGAAGAATATCGTGCAGGAGGAATGGATATTCCAATAAGTATTGATATGGGAATGGAGAAACTTGAAGCAGACTTTACTTTTGCTGAGTATGATACAGAACTCTTCAGACTTTTTGGTTTGATAGATGGAAATTCAGTAGCTTTGACGCTCCGTGGTGGAATGCAAGGTAGTGGTAGCAATGATATTGAAGCAGTGGTTATAAATCTCAGGGGAATATTCAGAGAATTTGATTTTGGTAGCTGGAAGCCTGCTGAGAAAGCAACTCTCAAATGTACGGTAGCTGCTCATTATTATAAGCTCACCATATCTGGTCAGGAACTTATTGAAATTGATGCAGAAAATATGATCCGTAAAATTAATGGTGTTGATCAGATGGCCTTACTGCAGACAGTTTTAGGTATTTAA
- a CDS encoding phage tail sheath subtilisin-like domain-containing protein translates to MAEEFLHGVNVIEVTSGAKTVRTAKSSVIGVIGTAPEADEQKFPLNKPVLVAGSLKEAAKLGKSGSLPSAINGIFSQIGATVVVIRVKESENSDPKLKESETIQSIIGGVDKETGEYQGIEAFLSSESIVHVAPRILIAPQFTHQLPEIDGVNPVVSALISIAEKLRAIIVADGPNTNDEEAIKWRKSVGSSRIYIVDPWVKVFIEGKEEILPSSPFVAGLIAKVDSEQGFWHSPSNKEINGIVGTSRPIDFTLGNTNCRANHLNENEVTTIIHQNGYRLWGNRTCSNDSKWAFLSVRRTADLINDSLLRAHLWAVDRNITKTYIDDVIEGVNSYLANLKAQGAIISGKCYATPELNTPANIASGKVYFDFEFTPPYPAEQITFRSHLVSGAIL, encoded by the coding sequence ATGGCTGAAGAATTTTTACATGGCGTAAATGTTATTGAGGTAACCTCAGGAGCAAAGACAGTACGTACAGCTAAATCATCAGTGATAGGTGTAATTGGTACTGCACCTGAAGCAGATGAGCAAAAATTTCCGCTAAATAAACCAGTGTTAGTTGCAGGAAGCTTAAAGGAAGCAGCAAAGCTCGGAAAGAGTGGCAGTTTACCTTCTGCAATAAATGGAATATTTTCCCAGATTGGTGCAACAGTAGTAGTTATTCGAGTTAAAGAAAGTGAAAACAGCGATCCAAAGCTCAAAGAAAGTGAAACTATTCAAAGTATAATCGGTGGAGTTGATAAAGAGACTGGAGAATATCAAGGGATAGAGGCATTCCTCAGTAGTGAAAGTATAGTTCATGTTGCTCCAAGAATATTAATTGCACCTCAGTTTACTCATCAGTTACCTGAAATAGATGGAGTAAATCCAGTAGTGAGTGCTTTAATTTCCATAGCAGAAAAATTAAGAGCAATTATTGTTGCAGATGGACCAAATACTAATGATGAAGAAGCAATAAAATGGAGAAAAAGTGTAGGTAGCTCAAGAATTTATATTGTTGATCCATGGGTTAAGGTATTTATTGAAGGAAAAGAAGAAATTTTACCGTCTAGCCCATTTGTAGCAGGTTTAATAGCGAAAGTAGATAGCGAGCAAGGCTTCTGGCACTCACCTTCAAATAAAGAAATAAACGGTATTGTTGGCACAAGCAGGCCTATTGATTTTACGCTCGGTAATACAAATTGTAGAGCAAACCACTTAAATGAAAATGAAGTAACAACGATAATTCATCAAAATGGCTATAGGCTTTGGGGCAATAGAACATGTTCAAATGACTCGAAATGGGCTTTTTTATCAGTGAGAAGGACTGCAGATTTAATCAATGATAGTTTACTTCGAGCTCATCTCTGGGCAGTTGATCGAAATATTACCAAAACTTATATAGATGATGTGATTGAGGGGGTGAATTCTTATTTGGCCAATTTAAAAGCGCAAGGAGCTATTATCAGTGGAAAATGTTATGCAACACCAGAACTCAATACACCAGCAAACATTGCAAGCGGGAAAGTGTATTTTGACTTCGAGTTTACACCACCATATCCAGCAGAACAGATTACTTTTAGGTCACACCTGGTGAGTGGTGCAATATTGTAA
- a CDS encoding DUF4815 domain-containing protein, with protein sequence MTLNAYYNRFNPDKEYEKSLFLAGRGLQSAELNETQEYALSKLKGIGDAIFRDGDVITGSNCIIDAKTGKATLEGGKIYLRGAVRKVEKEEFVIPLSTTVRIGVYYVESTITELEDENLRDPAIGTRNYQEVGAARLKVSTIWGYQAEGLSPRFSEGEFYPIYNIENGVLIEHSPPPQANIVTTALARYDKEANGSYVVNGLEVMFLQKEEGEGGKKIFVINEGKAHVDGYEIELPHSIRVSFDEDPDIKSVESEPHTFQPNSQRVMELKVNDFPISEIKKVDITVQKTITVTHGSYSGAIDPIPDSAVLEIIQVKQGNVIYENSIDYKLNAGNVDWSLPGKEPAPGSSYQITYRCRTHVSPEDISEQGCKVKGAVDNSLVLIDYTWKMPRYDLITIDSKGVVRRIKGISHPWRPSMPRAPSGQLLLCYIHQTWKKGEGVKIVNNAIHAVPMNELEAMKKGINDLYALVAEERLRNDANSREPTTKKGVFVDSFFDDDMRDQGILQSAAIVNKELILPIDVTIADIDGGEKTYLLPYELEPVLEQLLQTKGEKINPYQAFDPVPAQITLNKNIDHWTEVTTNWKSPVTRVFNVKETTELLSSTSYETEFMREATQNFEIEGFATGEKLKEVKFDGISIQPQA encoded by the coding sequence ATGACTTTAAACGCCTATTATAACCGCTTTAATCCTGACAAAGAGTACGAAAAAAGTTTGTTCCTTGCAGGAAGAGGTCTACAGTCTGCAGAATTAAATGAGACTCAGGAGTATGCTCTTTCTAAGCTTAAAGGCATAGGTGATGCAATATTTCGTGATGGTGATGTTATAACGGGAAGCAATTGTATTATAGATGCAAAAACTGGTAAAGCTACACTTGAGGGAGGAAAAATCTATCTGCGCGGTGCAGTTAGAAAAGTTGAAAAAGAAGAATTTGTTATTCCACTGAGTACCACAGTTCGCATAGGTGTTTATTATGTAGAATCTACGATTACAGAACTTGAGGATGAAAACCTTCGTGATCCTGCTATTGGTACAAGAAACTATCAGGAAGTAGGAGCTGCAAGGCTTAAAGTTTCCACCATTTGGGGTTATCAAGCAGAAGGTCTTTCTCCACGTTTTTCTGAAGGAGAGTTTTATCCAATCTATAACATTGAAAATGGAGTATTAATAGAACATTCACCACCTCCACAAGCAAACATAGTAACTACTGCGCTTGCTCGTTATGACAAAGAAGCAAATGGTTCCTACGTCGTAAATGGTCTTGAAGTAATGTTCCTGCAAAAGGAAGAGGGAGAAGGAGGAAAAAAAATATTTGTGATTAATGAGGGCAAAGCTCATGTTGATGGCTATGAGATTGAACTTCCTCACAGTATTCGTGTTTCTTTTGATGAAGATCCGGATATAAAATCAGTTGAATCAGAACCACATACTTTTCAGCCAAATAGCCAAAGAGTAATGGAACTGAAGGTGAATGATTTTCCAATAAGTGAAATTAAAAAAGTAGATATAACTGTTCAGAAAACCATTACTGTTACTCATGGTTCATACTCTGGAGCTATTGATCCGATACCTGACTCTGCAGTACTTGAGATTATTCAAGTTAAACAAGGCAATGTTATTTATGAAAATAGTATAGATTACAAATTAAACGCAGGAAACGTTGATTGGTCATTACCAGGTAAAGAACCAGCTCCTGGAAGTAGTTATCAAATAACCTACCGCTGTCGTACTCATGTAAGCCCTGAAGATATAAGTGAACAGGGATGCAAAGTAAAAGGAGCAGTTGATAACAGCTTGGTTCTGATTGATTACACCTGGAAAATGCCCCGCTATGATTTAATTACTATCGATAGCAAAGGAGTGGTAAGAAGAATAAAAGGAATTTCTCACCCTTGGCGACCATCAATGCCTAGAGCGCCTAGTGGACAACTTTTGCTCTGCTACATTCATCAGACGTGGAAAAAAGGCGAAGGGGTAAAAATAGTGAATAATGCTATTCATGCTGTACCGATGAATGAGCTTGAAGCAATGAAAAAAGGAATAAATGATCTTTATGCGCTGGTTGCAGAGGAACGTCTACGCAATGATGCAAATTCAAGAGAACCTACCACCAAAAAAGGAGTATTTGTTGATTCATTCTTTGATGATGATATGCGCGATCAAGGAATTTTGCAGTCTGCAGCAATAGTAAATAAGGAACTAATTTTACCAATAGATGTAACGATTGCTGATATTGATGGAGGAGAAAAAACTTATTTGTTGCCATATGAACTTGAACCGGTACTGGAGCAGCTTTTACAGACTAAAGGAGAAAAGATCAATCCATATCAAGCTTTTGATCCAGTCCCGGCACAAATTACTCTAAATAAAAATATAGATCACTGGACGGAGGTTACCACGAATTGGAAAAGTCCAGTAACCAGAGTGTTTAATGTTAAAGAAACAACAGAGCTGCTGTCAAGTACCTCATACGAAACTGAATTTATGCGAGAAGCAACTCAAAATTTTGAGATTGAAGGTTTTGCAACTGGTGAAAAGCTTAAGGAAGTAAAATTTGATGGCATAAGCATTCAACCTCAAGCATAG
- a CDS encoding AAA family ATPase, translating into MDIYCSQRNGHYKLLGKKEQLRTQLLSNIRSCLSYLLPRGTFRGDKFYVGDLKDNQGKSMIVELTGSKAGLWHDFSTGEGGDIFDLWAAVTGKNQFTDTIEDIAKWIGYSEKNNTLGQPTASWNYYDESDQVIVTVYRYNTDSGKRYLPFDVKRSSFTPPQIRPLYNISGIMKSDKVILVEGEKCADALIEQGITATTAMLGANAPIEKTDWSPLKGKHVIIWPDNDEPGKQYAEKVVKKLTFLGVLSLTLLEIPDNKPKGWDSADGIEEKMNIPEFIENNSKKIIVKQLLNIQEWSVERFIGPVPEQKFLVEGLFPLGVTSILAAMGDTGKGMLLLDLALKVASRKDQPCGFGPLVTEHGSVVIFSAEDDMSEIHRRLERLDSQCERLKYKDRLFIVPLPNVSGSLTIIKSVSGKVIETSPEFESITKQLNKIKDLKLIVFDPLASFVHADLNTDPAVGDYLMSLLSDLAGSTGASIITAHHMRKPKSEKPISTVEQVRDAIRGTSALVNGVRCSYAFWSVEDAAKPTIFKSIGESVRQNALFYGAIVKANGLADRTLRTYLRNEETGLLEDITERLRIKNMNEKDSKQHLITAITRAAISGHPFTHTGSTGVYKQRHRLPEEFHSIGRDRMERIVQELLQTRKLVKGMATGSKEDKWLDIPSGPFARGVGKFSCGAELFS; encoded by the coding sequence ATGGATATTTATTGTTCACAAAGAAATGGACATTATAAATTATTAGGGAAGAAAGAACAGTTAAGAACTCAACTCCTATCAAATATAAGGTCATGTCTTTCTTATTTACTGCCAAGAGGAACTTTTCGTGGTGATAAGTTCTATGTAGGTGATCTAAAAGACAATCAAGGAAAAAGTATGATAGTGGAGTTAACTGGCAGTAAAGCCGGATTATGGCATGATTTTTCTACCGGAGAAGGAGGAGATATTTTTGATCTTTGGGCTGCTGTTACTGGAAAAAATCAATTTACTGATACGATAGAAGATATTGCTAAGTGGATTGGTTATTCGGAAAAAAATAACACTCTGGGGCAACCAACGGCATCATGGAACTATTACGATGAAAGTGATCAAGTGATTGTTACAGTTTATCGTTATAACACTGATTCAGGAAAAAGATATCTTCCTTTTGATGTAAAAAGGTCTAGTTTTACTCCACCACAGATCAGGCCTTTATATAATATTTCAGGTATTATGAAATCTGATAAGGTGATTTTAGTTGAAGGTGAAAAGTGTGCAGATGCTCTGATAGAGCAAGGTATAACTGCCACAACTGCAATGTTAGGAGCAAATGCACCAATAGAAAAAACAGACTGGTCACCACTTAAGGGTAAGCATGTTATTATTTGGCCAGACAATGATGAACCAGGAAAACAATATGCTGAGAAAGTTGTGAAAAAGCTTACTTTTCTTGGTGTTTTATCACTTACTCTTCTTGAAATACCTGACAATAAACCAAAAGGATGGGATTCAGCTGATGGTATAGAAGAAAAGATGAATATTCCTGAATTCATTGAAAATAACTCGAAAAAAATCATCGTTAAGCAATTGCTTAATATTCAAGAATGGAGCGTAGAACGTTTTATAGGTCCAGTACCAGAGCAAAAGTTTCTTGTTGAAGGGTTATTTCCTTTAGGAGTGACATCTATTCTAGCTGCAATGGGAGATACTGGTAAAGGTATGCTTCTGCTTGATTTAGCACTGAAAGTTGCGAGTAGAAAAGATCAGCCATGTGGTTTTGGTCCTTTAGTTACTGAACATGGATCTGTGGTAATTTTCTCAGCAGAAGATGATATGAGTGAAATACATCGTCGTTTAGAGCGTCTTGATTCGCAATGCGAAAGATTAAAATATAAAGATAGGCTCTTTATTGTACCATTACCAAATGTTAGTGGATCACTTACAATCATAAAGAGTGTTTCAGGTAAAGTTATAGAGACTTCTCCTGAATTTGAATCTATAACAAAACAACTTAATAAAATAAAAGACTTAAAATTAATCGTATTTGATCCACTTGCATCATTTGTGCATGCTGATTTAAATACTGACCCAGCCGTAGGCGATTATTTGATGTCTTTATTATCTGATTTAGCAGGTAGCACTGGAGCATCAATAATTACTGCCCATCATATGAGAAAGCCAAAAAGTGAAAAACCTATATCGACTGTTGAGCAAGTACGTGATGCCATTAGAGGTACATCTGCTCTTGTTAATGGTGTTAGGTGTTCATACGCTTTTTGGTCTGTGGAAGATGCAGCTAAACCGACAATTTTTAAATCAATAGGAGAATCTGTAAGACAGAACGCATTATTTTATGGAGCAATTGTTAAAGCAAACGGTTTGGCTGATCGCACTTTACGCACTTATTTAAGAAATGAAGAAACAGGATTGTTAGAGGACATAACTGAAAGATTAAGAATAAAAAATATGAACGAAAAAGATTCAAAGCAGCATCTTATAACTGCAATTACACGAGCAGCAATTTCTGGACATCCATTTACCCATACAGGAAGTACAGGAGTGTATAAACAGCGGCATAGACTACCTGAGGAGTTTCACAGTATAGGAAGAGATAGAATGGAGCGTATAGTTCAAGAGCTGTTACAAACACGGAAGCTGGTTAAGGGAATGGCTACTGGTTCAAAAGAAGATAAATGGCTTGACATTCCTAGCGGACCATTTGCTCGCGGCGTTGGAAAGTTTAGCTGTGGAGCTGAGCTATTCTCCTAA
- a CDS encoding AAA family ATPase has translation MEGENAGNWYNLIEEKKGNIIDLWTLVKGNIDSAETWLNSKDERSSILQEKQNEGKAFSVNHYLNDKSPMPQDIIGPRILTPGGLLVIGGTPKIGKSHFLLSLLVHLAAGRSFLGMKPTRPLKIFYLQNEMEYDYIRERIQQLNKLPHLATENLIVTNKMNLTLNEEDIEKIKNMVEEKFDLVVIDSPYNSVNYGLQHAIEKLRSKINPMAGIIITNHTKKVPTSILEKNPFQALVGANALRSFYTSGIVIFQPNKRTNILQVVYELRNGRSIPTKFINKINGCWKSANVIART, from the coding sequence ATGGAAGGAGAAAATGCAGGAAATTGGTACAACCTGATCGAAGAAAAGAAAGGAAATATAATAGACCTTTGGACTTTAGTTAAAGGTAATATAGATTCTGCTGAAACATGGTTGAACAGTAAAGATGAAAGAAGTTCCATATTACAAGAAAAACAAAACGAAGGAAAAGCATTTTCTGTAAACCATTACTTAAATGACAAATCACCAATGCCACAAGATATAATAGGCCCAAGAATTTTGACACCAGGTGGTCTTTTGGTCATAGGTGGTACTCCAAAGATTGGCAAAAGTCATTTTCTTCTTTCTCTATTAGTACATCTGGCAGCAGGAAGATCATTTCTTGGCATGAAGCCTACAAGACCGCTAAAAATATTCTATCTACAAAACGAAATGGAATATGATTACATTAGAGAACGTATACAACAACTCAACAAACTTCCTCATTTAGCAACAGAAAACTTAATTGTGACGAACAAGATGAATTTGACCTTAAATGAAGAAGATATAGAAAAAATAAAAAATATGGTAGAGGAAAAGTTTGATTTAGTTGTGATTGATTCTCCTTATAATTCCGTTAACTATGGTCTGCAGCATGCAATAGAAAAACTACGTTCCAAGATTAATCCTATGGCTGGAATAATCATCACAAATCACACCAAAAAAGTACCTACCTCTATATTGGAAAAGAATCCATTTCAAGCTCTCGTTGGTGCTAACGCTTTAAGAAGTTTTTATACATCTGGAATAGTAATATTTCAACCCAATAAACGTACAAATATCTTGCAAGTAGTATATGAACTTAGAAACGGTAGATCTATACCAACAAAATTCATCAATAAGATTAATGGATGTTGGAAATCTGCTAACGTTATAGCTAGAACATAA
- a CDS encoding AAA family ATPase, giving the protein MLQNFLTIGQKIPFFSVKEYLNDRSPIPEDIISPRILTKRGLLVLGGPPKIGKSDFLISWLVHMAAGVPFLGMVSNRPLKIFYMQTEIEYEYMKERLQQLDNELLNVAANNLIITPKVHLSFNHDEISEIKEIVNERFKPDVLAIDPLRNIFSSEYGNENDNSAMLFFLQKTLEKLRSAVNPDACIVLTHHTKKLSKKMLEEDPFQGLSGAGSLRGFYSTGMVMFAHDEESSARQIVFELRNGERVPNKLVDKINGHWQLME; this is encoded by the coding sequence ATGCTACAAAACTTTTTAACTATTGGTCAAAAAATTCCTTTTTTCAGTGTGAAAGAATACTTGAACGATCGATCGCCAATACCAGAGGATATAATCTCACCAAGAATTTTAACAAAAAGAGGCTTATTGGTACTGGGTGGCCCACCTAAAATCGGCAAAAGTGACTTTTTGATTTCATGGCTCGTTCATATGGCTGCAGGTGTTCCTTTTCTTGGTATGGTTTCAAATAGACCTTTAAAAATTTTCTACATGCAAACTGAAATTGAATATGAATATATGAAAGAACGTTTGCAACAACTTGATAATGAACTTTTGAATGTAGCTGCTAACAACTTAATCATTACGCCAAAAGTGCACTTATCATTTAATCATGATGAAATAAGTGAAATTAAGGAGATTGTAAATGAACGCTTTAAACCTGATGTTTTGGCCATAGATCCATTACGTAACATCTTTAGCAGTGAATATGGAAATGAAAATGACAATAGTGCTATGTTGTTTTTTCTGCAAAAGACTCTTGAAAAGCTACGCAGTGCTGTCAATCCAGATGCTTGTATTGTACTTACTCATCATACAAAAAAATTATCGAAAAAGATGCTCGAAGAAGATCCATTTCAAGGCCTAAGTGGTGCTGGATCTTTACGTGGATTTTACAGTACTGGTATGGTGATGTTTGCTCATGATGAAGAAAGCAGTGCACGCCAGATAGTATTTGAGCTTCGCAATGGTGAACGCGTGCCAAACAAACTTGTCGATAAGATAAATGGTCATTGGCAGCTAATGGAATAG
- a CDS encoding ATP-binding protein: MKIMNSNERLKVQTGIKMVIFGPYGIGKTSLLKTINEPTLCLDFEAGLLAVQDWQGDSVSIRTWNEARDIACLIGGPNPALKSDSAYSQKHYEHVSSKYKELASEFLKYRCIFIDSITVASRLCLLWAKMQPEAFSERSGKQDMRAAYGLLAQEMMAWLNQFQHIPNKDIITVGTLGQYLDDFNRSTWLPQCEGAKTASEIPGIVDEVISMVGIKKDDGTEVRSFVCQTINSWGYPAKDRSGCLNMVEEPHLGKLLKKIKTKAFAIQPVTPNI; encoded by the coding sequence ATGAAAATAATGAACAGCAATGAACGGCTAAAAGTTCAAACAGGTATAAAAATGGTCATCTTTGGTCCTTATGGTATAGGTAAAACTAGTCTCTTAAAGACCATAAATGAACCAACACTTTGTCTTGATTTTGAGGCAGGTTTACTTGCTGTTCAAGATTGGCAAGGGGATTCTGTAAGTATTCGTACTTGGAATGAGGCAAGAGATATTGCATGTCTCATAGGTGGTCCTAATCCTGCGTTAAAATCTGACTCAGCATATAGCCAAAAACACTATGAGCATGTATCCAGTAAATACAAAGAGCTTGCTTCAGAGTTTCTCAAGTATCGATGTATTTTTATCGATAGTATTACAGTAGCCTCGCGTTTATGTCTATTGTGGGCAAAAATGCAACCTGAAGCTTTTTCTGAAAGATCAGGAAAACAAGATATGAGAGCTGCTTACGGGTTACTTGCTCAAGAAATGATGGCTTGGCTCAATCAGTTTCAACATATTCCAAATAAAGACATCATTACAGTTGGAACTCTTGGACAATACCTCGATGATTTCAATCGCTCAACTTGGCTACCTCAATGTGAAGGAGCTAAAACTGCAAGTGAAATTCCAGGTATTGTTGATGAGGTAATCAGTATGGTTGGAATCAAGAAAGATGATGGTACAGAGGTTCGTTCATTTGTCTGTCAGACGATTAATTCTTGGGGATATCCTGCTAAAGATCGAAGTGGTTGCCTTAATATGGTTGAAGAACCGCATCTAGGAAAACTTCTTAAAAAAATTAAAACTAAAGCTTTTGCAATTCAACCTGTCACGCCCAACATATAG
- a CDS encoding sigma-70 family RNA polymerase sigma factor, with the protein MKNSYQGIDSTIVKHVRFQASRLKSKSCFINESLEDIEQELFCQVWQYLNQHDEKRSSFSTFVARLANYCARNMLRNQLCLKRNITFDDINDDIPDHRNSEIEAIIRTDINNIISTLSEKDSNLCQLLKVFTITEVSVITKIPKTTIYRTLERIRDKFSVLEKL; encoded by the coding sequence ATGAAGAATTCTTATCAAGGAATCGATTCTACAATTGTTAAACATGTGAGATTTCAAGCTTCGCGCCTTAAATCCAAAAGCTGTTTTATTAACGAAAGTCTCGAAGATATAGAACAAGAGCTTTTTTGTCAGGTTTGGCAATATCTTAACCAGCACGATGAGAAAAGAAGTAGTTTTAGTACTTTCGTTGCTAGATTAGCTAATTATTGTGCTCGCAATATGTTACGCAATCAGTTATGTCTAAAACGTAATATAACTTTTGATGATATAAACGACGATATTCCAGATCATAGGAACTCGGAAATCGAAGCGATAATTCGCACTGACATAAATAATATAATTTCAACTTTGTCTGAAAAAGATAGTAATTTATGTCAATTACTTAAGGTATTTACTATTACTGAAGTTTCTGTAATAACCAAAATACCAAAGACAACTATCTATCGCACACTAGAACGAATACGCGATAAATTCTCAGTTTTAGAGAAGTTATAA
- a CDS encoding crossover junction endodeoxyribonuclease RuvC gives MLTLDLGKQTGWAILTDGVIESGSKSFHGSRFSGGGMCFLSFHNWLNSLKHEFTAVYFEEVRRHLGTDAAHCYGGFLAVLSAWCEENNIPYQGVNVKTIKRFIAGKGNASKSEVIEAIREKSFSPRDDNEADALALMFYISKDINKTKNP, from the coding sequence ATCTTAACGCTAGATCTCGGCAAGCAAACCGGCTGGGCAATTCTAACAGATGGAGTAATTGAAAGTGGAAGCAAAAGCTTTCATGGTAGCCGTTTCAGTGGAGGTGGAATGTGTTTTTTAAGTTTTCACAATTGGCTTAATTCTTTGAAACATGAGTTCACTGCAGTGTACTTTGAGGAGGTGAGAAGACATTTAGGAACTGATGCAGCCCATTGCTACGGTGGGTTTCTTGCAGTGCTGTCTGCTTGGTGTGAAGAGAACAATATTCCCTACCAAGGTGTTAATGTTAAAACTATAAAACGCTTTATAGCAGGCAAAGGCAATGCAAGTAAGAGTGAAGTTATTGAAGCGATACGTGAAAAAAGTTTTTCACCTAGAGATGATAATGAGGCCGATGCTTTGGCATTAATGTTCTATATTAGTAAAGATATTAATAAGACGAAAAATCCATAA